In Chloroflexota bacterium, one genomic interval encodes:
- a CDS encoding ABC transporter ATP-binding protein — protein MGSSLLQVRDVSKTYDDVRALEGVSLDVAEAEVVALLGPSGCGKTTLLRIIAGLEVPDTGAVYLAGREITSVPPHRRGFGLMFQDYVLFPHQDVFHNVAFGLEMQGWDRERVRERVREMLALVGLSGYERRRVFELSGGEQQRVALARSLAPEPRLLMLDEPLGSLDRTLREQLLDELRQILHQVGVTALYVTHDQQEAFALADRVIILRSGRVVQQGTPEEIYRHPADAFVARFLGHSNLIPGRVRDRRGVETELGLLVVPDAADFPSGARVTVLIRPEAAELTADADAPNRVSVRVLDRSFRGDRYRIQVAHAGGLELTLEIVPLDRPPPEPGEEVTISLHPAGLALLAVKG, from the coding sequence ATGGGCTCTTCTTTGCTGCAGGTTCGAGATGTGTCCAAGACCTATGATGACGTTCGTGCCCTGGAGGGCGTCTCCCTGGACGTCGCGGAGGCGGAGGTTGTCGCGCTGTTGGGGCCGAGCGGCTGTGGCAAGACCACGCTCTTGCGCATCATCGCCGGGCTGGAGGTGCCGGATACGGGCGCTGTGTATTTGGCCGGGCGTGAGATCACGTCCGTACCCCCGCATCGGCGTGGCTTCGGCCTGATGTTTCAGGATTACGTGCTCTTTCCTCATCAGGATGTGTTTCACAACGTGGCCTTTGGCCTGGAGATGCAGGGCTGGGATCGGGAGCGCGTGAGGGAGCGGGTGCGCGAGATGCTGGCCCTGGTCGGCCTGTCCGGCTACGAGCGCCGTCGCGTCTTCGAGCTGTCAGGTGGGGAGCAGCAGCGCGTGGCGTTGGCTCGCTCGCTGGCGCCGGAGCCGCGCCTGCTCATGTTGGACGAACCGCTGGGCTCTCTGGATCGGACCCTGCGCGAGCAGCTCCTGGACGAGTTGCGCCAGATCCTGCATCAGGTGGGCGTGACCGCCCTGTACGTGACCCACGATCAGCAGGAGGCCTTTGCCCTGGCCGACCGGGTGATCATCCTGCGCTCCGGGCGGGTAGTACAGCAGGGAACGCCGGAGGAGATCTATCGTCACCCCGCTGACGCGTTCGTGGCTCGTTTTTTGGGGCACTCGAACCTGATCCCCGGCCGCGTGCGGGATCGCAGGGGCGTGGAGACGGAGCTGGGCCTTCTGGTCGTCCCGGACGCGGCGGATTTCCCGTCGGGCGCTCGGGTTACCGTGTTGATCCGTCCGGAGGCCGCCGAGCTGACGGCCGACGCGGATGCCCCCAACCGGGTGAGCGTGCGCGTGCTCGACCGCTCGTTCCGGGGGGATCGCTATCGGATCCAGGTGGCGCACGCTGGGGGCCTCGAGCTGACGCTGGAGATCGTGCCGCTGGATCGCCCCCCGCCGGAGCCGGGGGAAGAGGTCACGATCTCGCTCCATCCGGCGGGGCTGGCTTTGCTTGCCGTGAAGGGCTGA
- the ssb gene encoding single-stranded DNA-binding protein, with product MYQKTVVVGHLGRDPELRYTPSGQSVCSFSLATTRRWTDRNGNPQERTTWFRVTAWGKLAELCSQYLSKGRLVLVEGDIEASAWLGQDGQPRATLELTARNVRFLGGRDTAVASADLPVQAEEPASLDEDELPF from the coding sequence ATGTATCAGAAGACCGTCGTTGTGGGACACCTGGGGCGGGATCCGGAGCTCCGGTACACGCCGTCGGGGCAGTCCGTGTGCTCGTTCAGCCTGGCCACGACTCGCCGCTGGACGGATCGCAATGGCAATCCGCAGGAGCGGACGACTTGGTTTCGCGTGACCGCATGGGGAAAGCTGGCGGAGCTGTGCAGCCAGTACCTGTCGAAGGGGCGTCTGGTGTTGGTGGAGGGGGATATCGAGGCCTCCGCGTGGCTGGGGCAGGATGGGCAGCCGCGTGCTACGCTGGAGCTAACCGCTCGCAACGTTCGCTTCCTCGGCGGGCGGGACACCGCGGTGGCGAGCGCGGATCTCCCCGTCCAGGCGGAGGAGCCCGCCAGCCTGGATGAGGATGAGCTCCCATTCTAG
- a CDS encoding DUF3467 domain-containing protein encodes MADPKNARAQINVEVPADLPITYANFAIINHTPSEIVIDFAQLLPTMPKARVQARVLLTPLNAKLLHQALGENLARYEARFGPIPGSDEILRRGDVLGGLEWRLGPSPPPEDSPPDTPST; translated from the coding sequence ATGGCCGATCCGAAGAACGCGCGTGCGCAGATCAACGTGGAGGTCCCGGCGGATCTCCCCATCACATACGCCAACTTTGCCATCATCAACCACACTCCATCGGAGATCGTGATCGACTTCGCTCAGCTACTGCCCACCATGCCCAAGGCCAGGGTGCAGGCCCGCGTGCTGCTCACCCCCCTCAACGCGAAGTTGCTCCATCAGGCGTTGGGGGAAAACCTGGCGCGCTACGAGGCGCGATTCGGCCCGATCCCGGGCAGCGATGAGATCCTCCGCCGCGGGGATGTGCTGGGTGGGTTGGAGTGGCGATTGGGGCCCTCCCCACCGCCTGAGGATTCGCCGCCGGATACCCCCTCGACGTAG